A window from candidate division KSB1 bacterium encodes these proteins:
- a CDS encoding DUF1460 domain-containing protein yields MAGRPAYAFLLPALMGLAGCAALLPVRREAPSAPEREAAARVGLTEEQLAAMRRKPLYRFTEQEVDRYLRYLHEVEPDLGARVQHLARKMVGQPYKIFLLGEFPFELYDPEPLYSLRQSDCLVFAEHMYAMALARDWSSFIALLQRIRYRDGRIGMLTRNHYTEADWVVNNSWLVEDLSSELVGDRAVPVTSVIDRARFFRRFGLGQDIPPQELSWSYIPYELVPEIADRLQPGDFVNIVRGNEDGLYVGHVGLITRGQDGTVYLLHSTSPRVVEEPLLDLCREAPARRVAAEKENARIVARNREIQAHNDRVRQTGKGKEKPLLRPRPYFYGFRFYRLRPDALEELRRRDGPDAPRVQFVPNAGF; encoded by the coding sequence ATGGCAGGCCGACCAGCGTATGCGTTTCTTCTGCCCGCACTGATGGGGCTGGCGGGTTGCGCGGCATTGCTGCCTGTGCGTAGAGAGGCCCCGAGCGCCCCCGAACGGGAAGCTGCCGCCCGCGTGGGCCTGACGGAGGAGCAACTCGCCGCTATGAGGCGAAAGCCCCTCTATCGTTTCACAGAGCAGGAAGTGGATCGCTACCTGCGCTATTTGCATGAAGTTGAGCCGGACCTCGGCGCGCGTGTACAACACCTGGCGCGGAAGATGGTCGGTCAGCCCTACAAGATCTTCCTCCTCGGTGAGTTCCCATTTGAGTTATACGACCCAGAGCCCCTTTACAGCCTGCGGCAGAGCGACTGTCTGGTCTTTGCCGAACACATGTACGCTATGGCTTTGGCGCGGGACTGGTCGAGCTTTATCGCGCTCCTCCAGCGGATCCGCTACCGCGATGGCCGCATTGGGATGCTCACCAGGAACCACTACACCGAAGCCGATTGGGTGGTGAACAACTCGTGGCTTGTCGAGGACCTCTCCTCTGAGCTGGTGGGCGATCGGGCCGTGCCTGTGACTTCGGTGATTGACCGGGCGCGGTTTTTCCGACGCTTTGGCCTGGGGCAGGACATCCCGCCCCAGGAGCTGAGCTGGTCTTACATTCCCTATGAGCTCGTGCCAGAAATAGCTGACCGGCTGCAGCCAGGTGACTTTGTGAACATCGTTCGGGGCAATGAAGATGGGCTCTACGTGGGGCACGTGGGGCTCATCACTCGCGGCCAAGACGGGACCGTGTACCTTCTCCATTCCACATCCCCCCGCGTGGTCGAGGAGCCGCTGCTAGACCTCTGCCGCGAAGCGCCGGCCAGGAGGGTTGCTGCTGAAAAGGAGAACGCGCGCATCGTGGCCCGCAACCGCGAGATTCAGGCGCACAATGACCGCGTGCGGCAGACCGGAAAAGGCAAAGAGAAGCCACTCTTGCGGCCGCGGCCCTACTTCTATGGCTTTCGTTTCTACCGGCTTCGGCCCGACGCTTTGGAGGAGCTGCGCCGCCGCGATGGGCCGGATGCCCCGCGCGTCCAATTCGTCCCCAACGCCGGCTTCTGA